In one window of Ruminococcus albus AD2013 DNA:
- a CDS encoding sacsin N-terminal ATP-binding-like domain-containing protein produces MTTLQQLQSDYGMIDCRDLGSRKLEQLRDGLKKVVSAEIASAENGKEYIELLKKFREAVAENDKLHGDNYPQLLNSLLSVGEDGLYSNSLRFIFELIQNVDDCDYNDSVDCKLDMRFDFEKDEIILTYNEVGFSPFNVFAITGIAEAAKNVSSEKNQIGEKGIGFKSVFGVANRVRIRSGWFSFELFKENFTIPVPIYNSYEYCNGTQMTLYVPGRAKQIYKEIKGQYCKRDALFSRNPLLFLNKLTSLKFYYDVFRSMEFHVSRTESDNSEQFKVEKGIEISVDLRDYDQGSEVNVKEEIHCTRYTSYIRFSKEACRARYGDKTKVGQENGKAMILCAVIPDADFISEVGNGALYSFLPTQLKLTVPIVCHVPFKLDASREFVDPQENNLWFQEASRYLSDLMDKVFLDYSHTVKENIVRYLPDKGKSLFAVNNGKEECLTEQKSFNGAHYLELPIFFTVDNDFKKADEIFCFNKDEDIKEPEKVYHLMGYQRSLFISPVSVNKFGIRIERNVRDELFKRAFQFADKTSDILDYLDSVNYEYPEQLIRKLDPIKISQAQLLIIVKHRKLSKVLRIIICEEIKNNKRFGLEINDADVHDISEFLDDEFEMSDIPKVVRKYMEYCHQKCVCIDEPDDIYLPCYNAILISSINPLPSFLSFCRDIDPNDPFTTRITWREKTNELNKYVEDSTISEEEYMRVLRQIRISIRDSLGKEGYKSYLEIILKSGTDRGRFIQELLQNADDCYYGNEVVPTFSLSLEDKTIITEYNETGFTRANIRSITAIGESTKNKLLSHHNQSIGEKGVGFKTIFAIASKVTIHSGNYHFSLSDKEPTIPRVSNDAEEAVAGTRMEIELKGNEITPTYKEKELLELCLSLRNLKKLTIGKIVVTINDTEDKRTITIGNREYSFKRFYHAFTITDEGALEERKNGSRDISEEQQIVCYVPEFSPEKNYDFPLYCGLPTKHKIRVPIAIDAPFSLTTSREEIETEGSKWNDIIRNELYVALINVIDFLKTEERSKVFRFLRFVPRFQGTVRVYSNETFDNKYLNGYDLVSQLRTKEILPTYNSEIFAIPIKHKAYRFPEPAVYIFNKLMNSNYEGIDTSSVIDVSSGDYDSVLNAFACETADCSIVLPIIYRYSEQFIKDESFRNALYEYLGEVPDEYTGKIKTLKIIPVYSSENDSTMYISWRDDSIFVKPNSTRSGDNYYVLNEKVLTKSICEHIYKANINEMDIKWERNRYNNQLEEMLGNQTDISSIYNFLIKEYRSGKLLKNDSFKILSAYRIPLKNQCGEITRENLFVCDKSGYFNTDMVKSITVHDECRGLAKDIETKSLSDIHYEDFYYDDELTADEVEELLDEPNHYFVYYEELLRGFYRDGLLSDELLQEYGLDYLSIGSTNEYDYDSDYEFPSEAVGNMKHMTDHIRKLWNDPIKIISVKVERTVRKGQNKNGSTFDLNINDSREGALKIYSPEERHDLCFCQMCLKVKPKPLIEVNNIELLPDYYFPQLRIALCLECSKRFEALRQNNSIRNAFIQSIIDCDVYNEGNVEIPIGSEGVITFTAKHLAEIQEILKQKPNIKG; encoded by the coding sequence ATGACAACGCTTCAGCAATTACAAAGCGATTATGGAATGATAGACTGCCGTGACCTAGGTTCACGAAAACTTGAACAACTGCGTGATGGGTTAAAGAAAGTCGTTTCAGCAGAGATAGCATCAGCTGAGAACGGTAAAGAATACATTGAATTGCTGAAGAAATTCAGAGAAGCTGTTGCGGAAAACGATAAGCTTCACGGTGATAACTATCCTCAGCTTCTCAACTCTCTTTTATCTGTTGGTGAAGATGGTCTTTATTCCAATAGTCTGCGTTTTATATTTGAACTGATACAGAATGTAGATGACTGTGATTATAATGACAGTGTTGATTGCAAGCTTGATATGAGGTTCGATTTTGAAAAAGACGAGATCATATTAACATATAACGAGGTTGGCTTTTCACCATTTAACGTGTTTGCCATTACGGGTATTGCAGAGGCAGCTAAGAATGTATCATCTGAAAAGAATCAGATCGGAGAAAAGGGTATTGGCTTTAAATCTGTATTCGGTGTTGCAAACAGAGTACGAATCAGAAGCGGTTGGTTCTCATTTGAACTGTTTAAAGAGAATTTTACGATACCGGTTCCGATTTATAATTCCTATGAATATTGTAACGGAACACAGATGACATTATATGTTCCTGGCAGAGCAAAACAGATTTATAAGGAAATAAAGGGTCAGTACTGTAAGAGAGATGCACTTTTCTCTCGTAATCCGTTGCTTTTTCTGAATAAGCTCACATCGCTGAAATTCTATTATGATGTGTTCAGAAGCATGGAGTTCCATGTATCACGTACAGAAAGTGATAACTCTGAACAGTTTAAGGTCGAAAAAGGTATTGAAATATCTGTTGATCTTCGGGATTACGATCAGGGTTCGGAAGTAAATGTAAAAGAAGAGATACACTGTACACGATACACGTCCTATATCAGGTTTTCTAAAGAAGCTTGCCGTGCCCGTTATGGTGACAAAACAAAAGTCGGACAGGAAAACGGAAAGGCTATGATTTTATGTGCGGTTATACCGGATGCCGATTTTATTTCGGAAGTCGGTAATGGTGCATTATATTCGTTTCTTCCAACTCAGCTTAAACTGACTGTGCCTATCGTATGCCATGTACCTTTTAAGCTCGATGCTTCCAGAGAGTTTGTTGATCCGCAGGAGAATAATCTATGGTTTCAGGAAGCAAGCAGATATTTGTCTGATCTTATGGATAAGGTTTTTCTTGATTATTCTCATACTGTTAAAGAAAACATTGTCAGGTATTTACCGGATAAAGGAAAAAGTCTGTTTGCTGTAAATAATGGTAAAGAGGAGTGCCTTACTGAACAAAAAAGTTTTAATGGTGCTCATTATCTTGAACTGCCAATTTTCTTTACAGTTGATAATGATTTCAAAAAAGCAGATGAGATTTTCTGCTTTAACAAAGATGAAGATATCAAAGAACCTGAAAAGGTATATCATCTTATGGGGTATCAGCGCTCATTATTTATCTCTCCTGTTTCGGTAAATAAGTTTGGAATAAGAATAGAGCGAAATGTCAGAGATGAATTATTCAAACGAGCATTCCAATTTGCAGATAAAACTTCTGATATTCTTGATTATCTCGATTCAGTAAACTATGAATATCCTGAACAGTTGATCAGGAAACTTGACCCTATTAAGATATCACAGGCACAGCTGCTAATCATCGTAAAACATCGGAAATTATCAAAGGTATTACGAATAATAATCTGTGAGGAAATTAAGAATAATAAACGATTCGGATTAGAAATAAATGATGCTGATGTGCATGATATCTCGGAATTTCTTGATGATGAATTTGAGATGAGTGATATTCCGAAGGTTGTCAGAAAATATATGGAGTATTGCCATCAAAAGTGTGTATGCATTGATGAACCTGATGATATTTATCTTCCTTGCTACAATGCAATCTTGATTTCTTCAATAAATCCATTACCATCATTTTTATCATTCTGTCGGGATATAGATCCGAATGATCCTTTTACAACGCGCATAACCTGGCGTGAAAAAACAAATGAACTAAATAAATATGTAGAAGATTCCACAATATCTGAGGAAGAATACATGCGAGTTCTTCGACAGATAAGAATATCTATTCGTGATTCTCTTGGAAAAGAAGGTTATAAAAGTTATCTTGAGATCATTTTGAAATCCGGAACTGATAGAGGACGATTTATTCAGGAGCTTCTTCAGAATGCTGATGACTGTTATTATGGAAACGAGGTTGTACCAACTTTTTCATTATCGCTGGAGGATAAGACTATTATCACTGAGTACAACGAAACTGGTTTTACAAGAGCCAATATCCGTTCTATTACTGCGATTGGTGAATCAACAAAAAATAAGCTGTTGTCACATCACAACCAATCAATCGGAGAAAAAGGTGTTGGTTTCAAAACAATATTTGCTATTGCATCAAAGGTTACTATTCATAGCGGTAATTATCATTTTTCTTTGAGTGATAAAGAGCCTACGATTCCAAGAGTATCGAACGATGCCGAAGAAGCGGTGGCAGGAACAAGAATGGAAATTGAGCTGAAAGGCAATGAAATAACACCAACTTACAAAGAAAAAGAACTATTAGAACTATGCCTAAGCTTACGTAATTTGAAAAAATTAACAATAGGAAAAATAGTAGTAACAATAAACGATACCGAAGATAAGAGAACGATCACAATAGGAAATCGTGAATATTCATTCAAACGTTTTTATCATGCCTTTACTATAACTGATGAAGGAGCATTGGAAGAACGGAAAAACGGCAGTCGTGATATATCGGAAGAACAGCAAATCGTATGCTATGTACCAGAATTTTCGCCTGAGAAAAACTATGATTTTCCATTATATTGTGGTCTTCCGACAAAGCATAAGATAAGAGTTCCAATTGCTATCGATGCTCCGTTTTCTCTTACGACGTCACGAGAAGAGATTGAAACAGAGGGCTCAAAATGGAATGATATTATTCGCAATGAATTATATGTTGCTTTAATAAATGTGATTGACTTCCTAAAAACAGAGGAAAGGTCAAAGGTTTTCAGATTTCTTAGATTCGTACCAAGATTTCAGGGAACAGTTCGTGTTTATTCTAATGAAACATTTGATAACAAGTATTTAAATGGATATGATTTAGTATCACAGCTTCGCACTAAAGAGATACTTCCAACATACAACAGTGAGATATTTGCAATACCAATTAAACATAAAGCGTATCGTTTTCCGGAGCCAGCTGTTTATATCTTTAACAAACTGATGAATTCAAATTATGAAGGAATTGATACTTCCTCTGTTATTGATGTAAGCTCAGGCGATTATGATTCGGTTTTAAATGCCTTTGCGTGTGAAACTGCTGATTGTTCTATTGTTCTTCCTATTATCTACAGATATTCGGAACAGTTCATCAAAGATGAAAGTTTTAGAAACGCTTTGTATGAATATCTTGGTGAAGTTCCGGATGAGTATACTGGAAAAATAAAAACTCTGAAAATAATTCCAGTTTATAGTTCGGAAAACGATTCTACAATGTATATATCCTGGAGAGATGACAGCATTTTTGTAAAACCTAATTCGACAAGATCCGGAGATAATTATTATGTTTTAAACGAAAAAGTACTTACCAAATCAATTTGCGAACATATCTATAAAGCTAACATAAATGAAATGGACATTAAATGGGAGCGTAACAGATATAACAACCAGTTAGAGGAAATGCTGGGCAACCAAACTGATATTTCATCAATTTATAACTTCTTAATAAAGGAATATCGTTCAGGAAAGCTTTTGAAAAATGATTCGTTTAAGATATTATCAGCTTACAGGATCCCGCTCAAGAATCAATGCGGTGAAATTACTCGTGAAAATCTGTTTGTTTGTGATAAGTCAGGATACTTTAATACTGATATGGTCAAGAGTATAACAGTTCATGATGAATGCAGGGGATTGGCCAAGGATATTGAAACCAAGTCGTTAAGCGATATTCATTATGAAGATTTCTACTATGATGATGAATTAACAGCAGATGAGGTTGAGGAACTTCTTGATGAGCCGAATCATTACTTTGTTTATTATGAGGAACTCTTACGTGGTTTTTATCGTGATGGATTATTATCTGATGAACTGTTACAAGAATATGGGCTAGACTATCTTTCTATAGGTAGTACTAATGAGTACGATTATGATTCTGATTATGAGTTTCCATCGGAAGCTGTTGGGAATATGAAGCATATGACGGATCATATTCGGAAACTATGGAATGATCCTATAAAGATAATTTCTGTTAAAGTGGAAAGGACAGTAAGAAAGGGTCAGAATAAAAACGGCAGTACCTTCGATCTTAATATTAATGATTCTCGTGAAGGAGCATTGAAGATTTATTCTCCGGAAGAGAGACATGATCTTTGCTTTTGTCAGATGTGCCTTAAAGTAAAGCCAAAGCCGCTTATTGAAGTAAATAACATTGAATTATTACCTGATTACTATTTTCCACAACTAAGAATTGCACTTTGTTTGGAATGTAGTAAGAGATTTGAAGCACTTAGGCAGAATAATTCGATAAGGAATGCATTTATTCAAAGCATTATAGATTGTGATGTATATAACGAAGGCAATGTTGAAATTCCTATTGGCAGTGAGGGTGTCATTACCTTTACGGCGAAACATCTTGCAGAAATTCAGGAAATACTGAAACAGAAGCCTAACATTAAAGGGTAA